One Cervus canadensis isolate Bull #8, Minnesota chromosome 13, ASM1932006v1, whole genome shotgun sequence DNA segment encodes these proteins:
- the OPTC gene encoding opticin — translation MKLLALLSLLILMLQEAGTASLSKEEREEDQPYGEGDSYAVLHLGDYVLSLDNYDEVIDPSNYDKLTDYGDQLPQVKGTGLASLTRTRFTQSTEVARTLPSNPTMGRPPTLGLLAAPTDLGLPTCLICVCLGSSVYCDDTDLENIPPLPQTTAYLYARFNRISHIRAGDFKGLTKLKRIDLSGNSISSIDDKALRLLPALRDLILPENKLAALPALPTSIEVLDVRMNRLQSSGIQPEAFRALEKLQFLYLADNLLDAIPRSLPLSLRSLHLQNNMIETMQSDVFCDAEEHRHTRRQLEDVRLDGNPINLSLFPSAYFCLPRLPTGRFV, via the exons ATGAAGCTCCTGGCCTTACTGAGCCTTCTGATCCTGATGCTGCAGGAAGCAGGGACAGCATCTCTCtcaaaggaggagagggaagaagaccAGCCGTATGGGGAAGGCGATTCCTATGCCGTTCTGCATCTGGGGGACTATGTCCTGAGCCTGGACAACTATGATGAGGTCATTGATCCAAGCAACTATGACAAGCTCACAGACTACGGGGATCAGCTCCCCCAG GTTAAAGGGACCGGCCTGGCTTCTCTCACCAGGACACGTTTTACTCAGAGCACAGAGGTTGCAAGGACACTCCCTTCAAACCCCACGATGGGCAGGCCTCCAACACTAGGCCTGCTGGCTGCCCCGACCGACCTTG GCCTGCCAACCTGTCTGATCTGCGTGTGCCTCGGTTCCTCTGTGTACTGTGACGACACGGACCTGGAGAacatccctccccttccccagacGACTGCCTACTTATACGCTCGGTTCAACCGCATCAGCCATATTCGGGCTGGAGACTTCAAAGGGCTGA CAAAACTGAAGAGGATTGATCTCTCTGGcaattccatctcctccattgATGACAAGGCCCTCCGCCTGCTGCCTGCTCTGCGGGATCTGATCCTCCCTGAGAACAAGCTCGCAGCACTGCCTGCGCTGCCCACCAGTATCGAGGTCCTGGACGTCCGCATGAATCGGCTCCAGAGCTCAGGGATACAGCCTGAAGCCTTCAGG GCACTGGAGAAGCTGCAGTTCCTCTACCTGGCCGATAACCTGCTGGACGCCATCCCCCGGTCCCTGCCCCTGAGCCTGCGCTCGCTACACCTGCAG AATAACATGATAGAGACCATGCAGAGCGACGTCTTCTGTGACGCCGAGGAGCACAGACACACCAGGAGGCAGCTGGAAGACGTCCGCCTGGACGGCAATCCCATCAACCTGAGCCTCTTCCCCAGCGCTTACTTCTGCCTGCCTCGGCTCCCCACTGGCCGCTTTGTCTAA
- the LOC122452000 gene encoding prolargin, translating into MRSSLCWLITLLILASAAQGQPTRRPRPRPRPRPRPRLRPTPSFPQPDEPTEPTDLPPPLPPGPPSVFPDCPRECYCPPDFPSALYCDSRNLRKVPVIPSRIHYLYLQNNFITELPVESFKNATGLRWINLDNNRIRKLDQRVLEKLPSLVFLYMEKNQLEEVPAALPRNLEQLRLSQNQISRIPPGVFSKLENLLLLDLQHNKLSDGVFKPDTFQGLKNLMQLNLAHNTLRKMPPKVPAAIHQLYLDSNRIEAIPSGYFKGFPNLAFIRLNYNQLSDRGLPKNSFNISNLLVLHLSHNRISSVPTISSRLEHLYLNNNSIEKINGTQICPNNLVAFHDFSSDLEHVPHLRYLRLDGNYLKPPIPLDLMMCFRLLQSVVI; encoded by the exons ATGAGGTCATCCCTCTGCTGGCTCATCACACTTCTCATCTTGGCCTCAGCGGCCCAAGGCCAGCCAACAAGACGACCAAGACCCAGACCGAGGCCCCGGCCCAGACCCAGACTCAGGCCTACACCCAGCTTTCCGCAGCCCGATGAGCCAACGGAGCCTACAGACCTGCCTCCCCCGCTCCCCCCAGGCCCCCCATCCGTCTTTCCTGACTGTCCCCGGGAGTGCTACTGCCCCCCTGACTTCCCATCCGCTCTCTACTGTGACAGTCGCAACCTCCGAAAGGTCCCTGTCATCCCATCCCGCATCCATTACCTCTATCTCCAGAACAACTTCATCACTGAGCTCCCAGTGGAGTCCTTCAAGAACGCCACGGGCCTGAGGTGGATCAACCTGGACAACAACCGGATTCGAAAGCTGGACCAGAGGGTGCTGGAGAAACTCCCCAGCCTGGTGTTCCTCTACATGGAGAAGAACCAGCTCGAAGAGGTGCCCGCGGCACTGCCCCGGAACTTGGAGCAGCTGAGGCTGAGCCAGAACCAGATCTCCAGGATCCCGCCCGGGGTCTTCAGCAAGCTGGAGAACCTGCTGCTGCTGGACTTGCAGCACAACAAGCTGAGCGACGGCGTCTTCAAGCCCGACACCTTTCAGGGCCTCAAGAACCTCATGCAGCTCAATCTGGCCCACAACACCTTGAGGAAGATGCCCCCCAAGGTGCCCGCCGCCATCCACCAGCTCTACCTGGACAGCAACAGAATCGAGGCCATCCCCAGCGGGTACTTCAAGGGCTTCCCCAACCTGGCCTTCATCCGCCTCAACTACAACCAGCTCTCGGACCGGGGCCTCCCCAAGAACTCGTTCAACATCTCCAACCTGCTGGTGCTCCACCTGTCGCACAACAGGATCAGCAGCGTGCCCACCATCAGCAGCAGGCTGGAGCACCTGTACCTCAACAACAACAGCATCGAGA aAATCAATGGGACCCAAATTTGCCCCAACAATCTAGTTGCCTTCCACGACTTCTCCTCGGATCTGGAGCACGTGCCACACCTCCGCTACCTGCGGCTGGATGGGAACTACCTGAAGCCGCCCATCCCGCTGGACCTCATGATGTGCTTCcgcctgctgcagtccgtggtcATCTAG